Proteins encoded together in one Mannheimia haemolytica window:
- the lyx gene encoding L-xylulose/3-keto-L-gulonate kinase encodes MNYTLGIDCGGTFIKAALFDTQGNIQALHRENVSVISEYAGYAERNMSQLWAVCAEVVRLTIEKSGVSPSDIKGVGISAQGKGAFLLDKQNRPLGRAILSSDQRSLEIVKQWQAEGIPQKLYPITRQTLWTGHPVSILKWVQKNEPERYAQIGAVLMSHDYLRFCLTGELHCEETNISESNFYNMEKGEYDQQLADLLGMSDVLEKLPPVIEPNKIAGYVTENAAKLTGLAVGTPVVGGLFDVVSTARCANLDDETKLNAVLGTWSVVSGITDNIDASQELPFVYGRYAEAGKFIVHEASPTSSGNLEWFMKQWKLDYAEINQAVAQLPPAASSVLFVPFLYGSNAGLGMQAGFYGMQAHHTQAHLLQAIYEGVLFSLMTHLNRMFIRFPKADVLRVTGGPVKSKVWMQMLADLTGMRLEVPQMEETGCLGAALMAIQEAGLDISQVQALNNEMQVFEPNLENYAAYQTKYQRYQKLTEALNTMI; translated from the coding sequence ATGAACTACACTCTCGGTATTGACTGTGGCGGGACTTTTATCAAAGCCGCTCTTTTTGATACACAAGGTAATATTCAAGCCCTTCATCGTGAAAATGTTTCGGTAATCAGCGAATATGCTGGTTATGCCGAGCGTAATATGTCGCAGCTGTGGGCTGTGTGTGCGGAAGTAGTGCGACTAACGATTGAAAAAAGCGGTGTTAGCCCTTCTGATATCAAAGGTGTGGGCATTTCCGCCCAAGGCAAAGGGGCGTTTTTACTGGATAAGCAGAATCGACCGTTGGGGCGTGCAATTTTATCTTCCGACCAACGCTCGCTTGAGATTGTTAAACAGTGGCAGGCTGAAGGCATTCCGCAAAAACTTTACCCTATTACCCGCCAAACTCTTTGGACAGGACACCCTGTGTCGATTTTGAAATGGGTGCAAAAAAATGAACCTGAGCGTTATGCACAAATCGGGGCGGTGTTGATGTCGCACGACTATCTGCGTTTTTGCTTAACCGGTGAGCTGCATTGCGAAGAAACCAACATTTCCGAAAGCAATTTCTATAATATGGAAAAAGGCGAATACGACCAACAGTTAGCCGATTTATTGGGAATGTCAGATGTGTTGGAGAAATTACCGCCGGTGATTGAGCCAAATAAAATTGCAGGATATGTAACGGAAAATGCCGCTAAATTAACCGGATTAGCGGTGGGTACACCTGTTGTCGGTGGTCTATTCGATGTGGTTTCTACCGCACGTTGTGCTAATTTAGATGATGAAACCAAACTCAATGCTGTGCTGGGGACGTGGTCGGTGGTGAGCGGCATTACCGATAATATTGATGCAAGCCAAGAGTTACCTTTTGTTTATGGGCGTTATGCAGAGGCAGGGAAATTTATCGTCCACGAGGCAAGCCCGACTTCTTCCGGTAATTTAGAGTGGTTTATGAAGCAGTGGAAACTCGATTATGCAGAAATCAACCAAGCAGTTGCCCAATTACCGCCAGCGGCAAGTTCGGTGCTGTTTGTGCCGTTTTTGTATGGTTCGAATGCAGGCTTAGGAATGCAAGCCGGTTTCTACGGTATGCAAGCCCACCATACCCAAGCCCATCTCTTGCAGGCAATTTACGAAGGCGTGTTGTTTAGCTTGATGACCCATTTAAACCGTATGTTTATCCGCTTTCCAAAGGCTGATGTGTTGCGAGTTACCGGTGGGCCGGTGAAATCTAAAGTTTGGATGCAAATGTTGGCGGATTTAACCGGAATGCGACTCGAAGTGCCACAAATGGAAGAAACCGGCTGCTTAGGAGCAGCATTAATGGCAATTCAAGAAGCTGGACTGGATATAAGCCAAGTTCAAGCCCTAAATAATGAAATGCAGGTGTTTGAGCCAAATCTGGAAAATTATGCGGCTTATCAGACAAAATATCAGCGTTACCAAAAATTAACTGAAGCATTAAATACAATGATTTAA